Proteins from a single region of Stappia sp. ES.058:
- a CDS encoding CaiB/BaiF CoA-transferase family protein produces the protein MTAPLSHLRVLDLSRVLAGPWSTQTLADMGAEVIKIERPGTGDDTRGWGPPFVDDGPAAGESAYFMAANRGKKSVAVDISTEAGRALVVELARKSDILVENYKVGGLKKYGLDYASLAEINPSLIYCSITGFGQTGPYAQRAGYDFMIQGMGGLMSVTGERDDLPGGGPQKAGVALSDILTGLNATIAILGALAHRERSGEGQHLDIALFDVQVASLANQALSYLVSGTAPVRMGNAHTAIVPYQAFETADGHIILAVGNDGQFVRFCEVAGRPELPADPRFTLNRDRVKNRETLVPVIADIIRARTTRAWIEVLEAAAVPCGPINTIAEVFEEPQAKARGLLNPALQHASGGTVPGVASPLRFSKTPVDDTVAPPVLGQHTREILAGVLGLDEDAIGTLLADGTVEST, from the coding sequence ATGACCGCCCCCCTGTCGCATCTGCGCGTCCTCGATCTGTCCCGCGTTCTCGCCGGCCCCTGGTCGACCCAGACGCTCGCCGACATGGGCGCGGAGGTGATCAAGATCGAGCGGCCCGGCACCGGCGACGACACCCGTGGCTGGGGCCCTCCCTTCGTCGATGACGGCCCCGCCGCCGGCGAAAGCGCCTATTTCATGGCCGCCAACCGGGGCAAGAAGTCGGTCGCGGTCGATATTTCGACCGAAGCCGGACGGGCGCTCGTCGTCGAACTGGCGAGAAAGTCCGACATTCTCGTGGAAAACTACAAGGTCGGGGGCTTGAAGAAATACGGCCTCGACTATGCAAGCCTTGCCGAGATCAACCCTTCGCTCATCTACTGCTCGATCACCGGCTTCGGCCAGACCGGTCCCTACGCCCAGCGCGCCGGTTACGACTTCATGATCCAGGGCATGGGCGGGCTGATGTCGGTCACCGGCGAGCGCGACGACCTGCCGGGCGGCGGGCCGCAGAAGGCCGGCGTGGCGCTCTCCGATATCCTCACCGGGCTGAACGCCACCATCGCCATTCTCGGCGCGCTCGCCCACCGCGAGCGCAGCGGCGAGGGCCAGCATCTCGACATCGCGCTGTTCGACGTGCAGGTCGCCTCGCTCGCCAACCAGGCGCTCAGCTACCTCGTGTCCGGCACGGCGCCCGTACGCATGGGCAACGCCCACACGGCCATCGTGCCCTATCAGGCCTTCGAAACGGCGGACGGTCACATCATCCTCGCGGTGGGCAACGACGGCCAGTTCGTGCGTTTCTGCGAGGTGGCGGGCCGGCCGGAGCTTCCCGCCGACCCACGGTTCACGCTCAACCGCGACCGGGTGAAGAACCGGGAGACCCTTGTCCCGGTCATCGCCGACATCATCAGGGCGCGCACCACCCGCGCGTGGATCGAGGTTCTGGAGGCGGCCGCCGTGCCCTGCGGCCCGATCAACACCATCGCGGAGGTCTTCGAGGAGCCGCAGGCCAAGGCGCGCGGACTGCTGAACCCCGCCCTGCAACACGCCAGCGGCGGCACGGTGCCGGGCGTCGCGAGCCCGTTGCGGTTTTCCAAGACCCCGGTCGACGACACCGTCGCGCCGCCCGTGCTCGGACAGCACACCCGCGAGATTCTGGCCGGCGTTCTGGGTCTCGACGAGGACGCGATCGGCACCCTCCTGGCGGACGGCACCGTGGAGTCCACGTGA
- the urtA gene encoding urea ABC transporter substrate-binding protein → MTVKHTKSLAGYALAAMLASTAFTGAQAQEETIKVGILHSLSGTMAISETTLKDAMLMLIEEQNKKGGLLGKKLEAVVVDPASDWPLFAEKARELIEVNGVSAVFGCWTSVSRKSVLPVFEELNSLLFYPVQYEGEESQRNVFYTGAAPNQQAIPAVDYLMNEEGVERWVLAGTDYVYPRTTNKILEAYLKSKGVAAEDIMINYTPFGHSDWQTIVSDIKTFGSAGKKTAVVSTINGDANVPFYKELGNAGIRAEDIPVVAFSVGEEELAGLDTGPLVGHLAAWNYFQSVDTEVNFDFIDTWRAYTGDDTRVSNDPMEAHFIGFNMWVEAVEKAGTTDPDAVIDSIVGVTVPNLTGGYSAMMPNHHITKPVLIGEIQDDGQFETVWETSGLVVGDAWSDYLEGSKDLIADWRAPMSCGNFNTATGKCGGSGS, encoded by the coding sequence ATGACAGTCAAACACACGAAATCCTTGGCCGGCTACGCGCTCGCCGCGATGCTCGCATCCACCGCCTTCACCGGCGCACAGGCGCAGGAAGAGACCATCAAGGTCGGCATCCTGCATTCGCTGTCCGGCACCATGGCGATCTCCGAGACGACGCTCAAGGACGCCATGCTGATGCTCATCGAGGAGCAGAACAAGAAGGGCGGCCTGCTCGGCAAAAAGCTCGAGGCAGTCGTTGTCGACCCTGCGTCCGACTGGCCGCTGTTCGCCGAAAAGGCGCGCGAGCTGATCGAGGTCAACGGCGTCTCCGCCGTCTTCGGCTGCTGGACGTCCGTGTCGCGCAAGTCCGTGCTTCCGGTCTTCGAGGAACTGAACAGCCTGCTGTTCTACCCCGTGCAGTATGAAGGCGAGGAAAGCCAGCGCAACGTCTTCTATACGGGCGCGGCCCCCAACCAGCAGGCCATTCCCGCCGTCGACTATCTGATGAACGAGGAAGGCGTGGAGCGCTGGGTGCTCGCCGGCACCGACTATGTCTACCCGCGCACGACCAACAAGATCCTCGAGGCCTACCTGAAGTCCAAGGGTGTCGCGGCCGAGGACATCATGATCAATTACACGCCGTTCGGGCACTCCGACTGGCAGACGATCGTGTCCGACATCAAGACCTTCGGATCGGCCGGAAAGAAGACCGCCGTCGTCTCGACGATCAACGGCGACGCCAACGTGCCCTTCTACAAGGAACTGGGCAACGCCGGCATCAGGGCGGAAGACATTCCCGTCGTCGCCTTCTCGGTCGGCGAGGAGGAACTTGCCGGTCTCGACACCGGCCCGCTGGTCGGTCACCTCGCCGCCTGGAATTACTTCCAGTCCGTCGACACCGAGGTAAACTTCGACTTCATCGATACCTGGCGCGCCTACACCGGCGATGACACCCGCGTGAGCAACGATCCGATGGAAGCGCATTTCATCGGCTTCAACATGTGGGTCGAGGCGGTCGAGAAGGCCGGCACCACCGATCCCGACGCGGTGATCGATTCCATCGTCGGCGTGACGGTGCCCAATCTCACCGGCGGATATTCCGCGATGATGCCGAACCACCACATCACCAAGCCCGTGCTGATCGGCGAGATCCAGGACGACGGCCAGTTCGAGACCGTCTGGGAAACCTCCGGCCTCGTCGTCGGCGATGCCTGGTCGGATTATCTGGAAGGGTCCAAGGACCTGATCGCGGACTGGCGCGCACCGATGTCTTGCGGAAACTTCAACACCGCCACCGGAAAATGCGGCGGCTCGGGCAGCTAG
- the urtB gene encoding urea ABC transporter permease subunit UrtB, whose protein sequence is MPIRPRRDFAALRALAICLALAFLTALSAGTARAQTADELLSAQLNALASGGFDETQQQVNALATTGDPRAAPALEALAEGDLYFRRADNVVFIVRKEGRDYALTDPITLEEAGTAGRREVKKIRVNNRLRRVIRTALGTLTLRAPDPAARLEAADAIFKAQDVDSIEPLDAALEAETDETVARHMRQARAAAVLASDRPTPDKLDAIATVAARGDRDARSLLTSISDGPDTALHEAANAAIAKVERVQGLWDMARNIWFGLSLGSVLLLAAIGLAITFGVMGVINMAHGEMVMLGAYTTFVVQSLFRTAAPEYFDYSLIVALPAAFLVAGLVGIAIERGIIRFLHDRPLETLLATWGVSLILQQTVRTIFGPTNQEVGNPAFMSGAMEIGQLTITYNRLWIVVFALVVFTALLVAMKATRFGLYVRAVTQNRRMSASMGIRTPLVDALTFGLGSGIAGIAGVALSQIDNVSPNLGQSYIIDSFMVVVFGGVGNLWGTLLGAFTLGIANKFLEPFAGAVLAKILVLVFIILFIQKRPRGLFALKGRAVDA, encoded by the coding sequence ATGCCCATCCGCCCGCGACGCGATTTTGCCGCCCTGAGGGCTCTCGCCATCTGTCTGGCGCTTGCGTTTCTGACGGCCCTCTCGGCCGGCACCGCTCGGGCCCAGACCGCCGATGAATTGCTGAGCGCGCAGTTGAACGCGCTCGCGTCCGGCGGGTTCGACGAGACCCAGCAACAAGTCAATGCGCTCGCGACGACCGGCGATCCGCGGGCCGCTCCGGCACTCGAGGCGCTGGCCGAGGGCGATCTCTACTTTCGCCGCGCCGATAACGTCGTCTTCATCGTACGCAAGGAAGGTCGGGACTACGCGCTGACCGATCCGATCACGCTGGAAGAGGCCGGCACGGCCGGGCGTCGCGAGGTGAAGAAGATCCGCGTCAACAACCGGTTGCGCCGCGTGATCCGCACCGCGCTCGGCACGTTGACGCTCAGAGCGCCCGATCCGGCCGCCCGGCTCGAAGCCGCGGACGCGATCTTCAAGGCGCAGGACGTCGACAGCATCGAACCGCTGGACGCCGCCCTTGAAGCCGAAACCGACGAAACCGTCGCCCGCCACATGCGCCAGGCCCGCGCCGCGGCTGTGCTTGCCTCCGACCGTCCGACACCGGACAAGCTGGACGCGATCGCCACCGTTGCCGCGCGCGGCGACCGCGACGCCCGTTCGCTTCTCACCTCGATCTCCGACGGACCCGACACCGCGCTGCATGAGGCGGCCAATGCGGCGATCGCCAAGGTGGAACGCGTTCAGGGTCTTTGGGACATGGCCCGCAACATCTGGTTCGGCCTGTCGCTCGGCTCCGTGCTGCTGCTTGCCGCCATCGGCCTGGCGATCACCTTCGGCGTGATGGGCGTGATCAACATGGCGCATGGCGAAATGGTCATGCTCGGCGCCTACACCACCTTCGTGGTCCAGAGCCTGTTTCGCACCGCCGCGCCCGAGTATTTCGACTATTCGCTGATCGTCGCGCTGCCGGCGGCCTTCCTCGTCGCGGGGCTCGTCGGCATCGCCATCGAGCGCGGCATCATCCGCTTCCTGCACGACCGGCCGCTGGAAACCCTGCTTGCGACCTGGGGCGTTTCGCTGATCCTGCAACAGACCGTGCGCACCATCTTCGGCCCGACCAACCAGGAGGTCGGCAATCCGGCCTTCATGTCCGGCGCGATGGAGATCGGCCAGTTGACCATCACCTACAACCGGCTGTGGATCGTCGTCTTCGCGCTTGTTGTCTTTACCGCGCTGCTGGTGGCGATGAAGGCGACCCGCTTCGGGCTCTATGTGCGCGCCGTGACGCAGAACCGGCGCATGTCCGCCTCCATGGGCATCCGCACGCCGCTGGTCGATGCCCTCACCTTCGGCCTCGGTTCGGGGATCGCCGGCATTGCCGGGGTCGCGCTGTCCCAGATCGACAACGTCTCGCCGAACCTCGGCCAGTCCTACATCATTGACAGCTTCATGGTGGTGGTGTTCGGCGGGGTCGGCAATCTCTGGGGCACGCTGCTCGGCGCCTTCACGCTCGGCATCGCCAACAAGTTCCTGGAACCCTTTGCCGGCGCGGTGCTCGCCAAGATCCTGGTGCTCGTCTTCATCATTCTCTTCATCCAGAAGCGCCCGCGCGGCCTCTTCGCGCTCAAGGGCCGGGCGGTGGACGCATGA
- the urtC gene encoding urea ABC transporter permease subunit UrtC, which produces MTLRFLSGGLTGGRLVMLALLIAAAILIPVLNLALPESHPLHVPTYAVTLMGKYLTYALLALALDLVWGYCGILSLGHAAFFALGGYAMGMYLMRQIGSRGVYGDPVLPDFMVFLNWDELPWYWYGFDMFPFAMLVALVAPAILAFVFGWFAFRSRVTGVYLSIITQAMTYALLLAFFRNDMGFGGNNGLTDFKDILGFDIQSDATRAGLFAASALALAAGLVLAVAITASKLGKVLIAVRDAESRIRFLGYRVEHYKLFVWTISAMMAGLAGALYVPQVGIINPGEFAPANSIEAVIWVAVGGRGTLVGPIIGAVLVNFAKSWFTAALPEFWLFALGGLFVFVTLFLPTGIVGLTRSAARRLRSARKPKAASSGATELPEPRGQAAE; this is translated from the coding sequence ATGACGCTCCGTTTTCTCTCCGGCGGCCTGACCGGCGGACGCCTCGTCATGCTGGCGCTCCTGATTGCGGCCGCGATCCTCATCCCGGTGCTGAACCTGGCACTGCCCGAAAGCCACCCGCTGCATGTGCCGACCTATGCCGTCACGCTCATGGGCAAGTATCTCACCTACGCGCTGCTCGCGCTGGCACTCGATCTGGTCTGGGGCTATTGCGGCATTCTCTCGCTCGGCCATGCCGCCTTCTTCGCGCTCGGCGGATATGCCATGGGCATGTACCTGATGCGCCAGATCGGCTCGCGCGGCGTCTATGGCGATCCCGTCCTGCCGGATTTCATGGTGTTCCTGAACTGGGACGAACTGCCCTGGTACTGGTACGGCTTCGACATGTTCCCTTTCGCCATGCTGGTCGCTCTGGTGGCGCCGGCAATCCTTGCCTTCGTCTTCGGCTGGTTCGCCTTCCGCTCGCGGGTGACCGGCGTCTATCTCTCCATCATCACCCAGGCGATGACCTATGCGCTGCTTCTCGCGTTCTTCCGCAACGACATGGGCTTTGGCGGCAACAACGGACTGACGGACTTCAAGGACATTCTCGGCTTCGACATCCAGTCGGACGCCACGCGCGCCGGGCTCTTCGCGGCGTCCGCGCTGGCGCTCGCGGCCGGCCTCGTTCTCGCGGTCGCCATCACCGCCTCCAAGCTCGGCAAGGTGCTGATCGCCGTGCGCGACGCGGAAAGCCGCATCCGCTTTCTCGGCTACCGGGTCGAGCACTACAAGCTCTTCGTCTGGACGATTTCGGCGATGATGGCCGGACTTGCCGGTGCGCTTTACGTGCCGCAGGTCGGCATCATCAATCCGGGCGAATTCGCGCCCGCCAATTCGATTGAAGCCGTGATCTGGGTCGCGGTCGGCGGACGCGGCACGCTGGTCGGGCCGATCATCGGCGCGGTGCTGGTGAATTTCGCGAAGAGCTGGTTCACCGCCGCCCTTCCCGAATTCTGGCTGTTCGCGCTCGGAGGGCTCTTCGTCTTCGTCACGCTGTTTCTGCCAACCGGCATCGTCGGTCTGACGCGCTCGGCCGCGCGGAGACTGCGCAGCGCCCGCAAACCGAAAGCGGCCTCCTCCGGCGCGACGGAATTGCCCGAGCCGCGCGGCCAGGCGGCGGAGTAG
- the urtD gene encoding urea ABC transporter ATP-binding protein UrtD: MSKTENLLYLDGVSVSFDGFKALNNLSFLIGRNEMRAIIGPNGAGKTTMMDVITGKTRPDEGELRFDGKIDLTAHDEAEIAGFGIGRKFQKPTVFENQSVRDNLMLALKAPRGPFATLFHRDDAAGRTRIDELLATVRLGARQDDLAGDLSHGQKQWLEIGMLLAQDPDLLLIDEPAAGMTDAETAATADLLREIARTHSVVVVEHDMAFVRALGVKVTVLHEGSVLAEGSLDHVSNDQKVIDVYLGR; the protein is encoded by the coding sequence ATGAGCAAGACCGAAAACCTTCTCTACCTCGACGGCGTCAGCGTCTCCTTCGACGGTTTCAAGGCGCTCAACAACCTGTCGTTCCTGATCGGGCGCAACGAGATGCGCGCGATCATCGGCCCGAACGGCGCCGGCAAAACGACGATGATGGACGTGATCACCGGCAAGACCCGACCCGACGAGGGCGAACTTCGCTTCGATGGCAAGATCGACCTCACGGCCCACGACGAGGCGGAGATCGCCGGCTTCGGCATTGGCCGCAAGTTCCAGAAACCGACCGTGTTTGAAAACCAGAGCGTGCGCGACAACCTGATGCTGGCGCTCAAGGCCCCGCGCGGGCCTTTCGCAACGCTGTTTCACCGCGACGACGCCGCCGGGCGCACGCGGATCGACGAACTGCTCGCAACCGTCCGTCTTGGCGCGCGCCAGGACGACCTCGCCGGCGATCTCAGCCACGGCCAGAAGCAGTGGCTGGAAATCGGCATGCTGCTGGCGCAGGACCCGGACCTGCTTCTGATCGACGAACCGGCTGCCGGCATGACCGATGCGGAAACGGCGGCGACCGCCGATCTCCTGCGCGAGATCGCCAGGACCCATTCGGTCGTGGTGGTGGAGCACGACATGGCCTTCGTGCGCGCGCTCGGCGTGAAAGTCACCGTGCTGCACGAAGGCTCGGTCTTGGCCGAAGGCTCGCTCGATCATGTTTCCAACGACCAGAAGGTGATCGATGTCTATCTCGGACGCTGA
- the urtE gene encoding urea ABC transporter ATP-binding subunit UrtE — MLTVDTIDLHYGAAQALKGVSLSAKTGEITCVMGRNGVGKTSTLRAIAGQHPVTRGTIHWEGTDITRLSAFRRARRGISIVPQGRDIFPLLSVKENLETGFAPLPRKERFVPDTVFELFPVLKDMLSRRGGDLSGGQQQQLAIARAIVMRPRLLILDEPTEGIQPSIIKDIGRAIAFLRETGDMAIVLVEQYFEFARDLADRFAVMDRGEVVLAGARDELDEREVRSHLTV, encoded by the coding sequence ATGCTGACTGTCGACACCATCGATCTCCACTACGGCGCGGCCCAGGCGTTGAAAGGCGTGAGCCTCAGCGCAAAGACGGGGGAGATCACCTGCGTGATGGGCCGAAACGGCGTCGGCAAGACCTCGACGCTGCGCGCGATCGCCGGCCAGCATCCCGTCACGCGCGGCACGATCCATTGGGAAGGCACGGATATCACCCGCCTGTCGGCATTCCGGCGCGCGCGTCGCGGCATATCCATCGTGCCGCAGGGGCGCGACATCTTTCCGCTGTTGAGTGTGAAGGAAAATCTGGAGACGGGTTTCGCGCCGCTTCCCCGTAAGGAGCGTTTCGTGCCCGACACCGTGTTCGAATTGTTTCCGGTCCTGAAGGACATGCTGTCGCGGCGCGGCGGCGATCTGTCGGGCGGCCAGCAGCAGCAGCTTGCGATTGCCCGCGCCATCGTCATGCGCCCGCGCCTGCTTATTCTCGACGAGCCGACGGAAGGCATCCAGCCCTCGATCATCAAGGATATTGGCCGGGCCATCGCCTTCCTGCGCGAAACCGGCGACATGGCGATCGTGCTCGTGGAACAGTACTTCGAGTTCGCCCGCGATCTCGCCGACCGCTTCGCGGTGATGGATCGCGGCGAGGTCGTGCTTGCCGGCGCACGCGACGAACTGGACGAGCGCGAAGTGCGCTCCCACCTCACCGTTTGA
- a CDS encoding SDR family oxidoreductase, whose product MTGQGDVALVTGATAGVGRACALAFMKAGYRTVLAGRRSELLDSAVTEAGIDRNDALCVPCDVSDPMAVDALFEAIRDRFGRLDVVFNNAGTSVLGTPIGDLSFADWRKVMSVNVDGAFLVARSAFIQMRAQDPQGGRIINNGSISAHVPRPGSVAYTASKHAITGLTRSISLDGRACNIACGQIDIGNAASDMTAKMPEGVPQPDGSVRAEPVMDAAHVASSVLHMAGLPLDANVQFMTVMATNMPYIGRG is encoded by the coding sequence ATGACGGGGCAGGGCGACGTGGCGCTTGTGACAGGGGCAACCGCGGGGGTGGGACGTGCCTGCGCGCTCGCCTTCATGAAGGCCGGATACCGTACGGTGCTCGCCGGCCGGCGCTCGGAGCTTCTCGACAGCGCGGTCACGGAGGCTGGCATCGACCGGAACGACGCGCTTTGCGTGCCCTGCGACGTCAGCGATCCGATGGCGGTCGACGCGCTGTTCGAAGCCATCAGGGACCGATTCGGGCGTCTCGATGTCGTCTTTAACAACGCCGGCACCTCGGTGCTCGGCACGCCGATCGGGGATTTGTCCTTCGCCGACTGGCGCAAGGTGATGTCGGTGAACGTCGACGGCGCGTTTCTGGTCGCGCGGTCCGCCTTCATCCAGATGCGCGCGCAGGACCCCCAGGGTGGCCGGATCATCAACAACGGGTCGATTTCCGCCCATGTTCCCCGGCCGGGGTCTGTTGCCTATACCGCCTCCAAGCATGCGATCACCGGGCTGACACGCTCGATCTCGCTCGACGGGCGGGCCTGCAACATCGCCTGCGGCCAGATCGACATAGGCAACGCCGCTTCCGACATGACCGCGAAAATGCCGGAAGGCGTGCCGCAACCCGATGGATCCGTGCGCGCCGAACCGGTGATGGACGCGGCCCATGTCGCAAGCTCCGTGCTCCATATGGCAGGGCTGCCGCTCGATGCGAACGTCCAGTTCATGACCGTGATGGCGACGAACATGCCTTACATCGGCCGCGGCTGA
- a CDS encoding DUF2177 family protein, giving the protein MSYAIAYLATAVVFFAIDYVWLTQVASSFYRDRLGALMADEVNFAVAGAFYIVYVIGIVIFAVSPALKSSSWQDALLYGCLFGFFAYATYDFTNLATLRDWPVVVTLVDVSWGTFVTGVSALAGYMIARNFV; this is encoded by the coding sequence ATGTCCTATGCGATTGCCTATCTCGCGACTGCCGTCGTGTTCTTCGCCATCGACTACGTGTGGCTGACCCAAGTGGCCAGCTCGTTTTATCGCGACCGCCTCGGCGCCTTGATGGCCGATGAGGTGAATTTCGCGGTCGCTGGCGCTTTTTACATCGTTTATGTGATCGGCATCGTGATTTTTGCGGTCAGCCCGGCGCTCAAGTCGTCCAGTTGGCAGGATGCGCTTCTTTATGGTTGTCTCTTCGGCTTCTTCGCCTATGCGACCTACGACTTCACCAATCTGGCGACGCTGCGCGACTGGCCTGTGGTCGTGACCCTCGTCGATGTGAGTTGGGGCACCTTCGTCACCGGTGTCTCCGCCTTGGCAGGGTACATGATCGCTCGAAATTTCGTCTGA
- the bfr gene encoding bacterioferritin: MKGSEKVIERLNEALLLELGAVNQYWLHYRMLDDWGLGKLAKKEREESIEEMHHADKIIERIIFLEGHPNLQKVGALRIGQDIKEVLESDLAGEHDARASYSKSRDICHDEGDYVTMKLFEELLKDEEGHIDFLETQLDLLEKLGVERYSLLNATSADDEG; encoded by the coding sequence ATGAAGGGCAGTGAGAAGGTTATTGAGCGACTGAACGAGGCGCTCTTGCTCGAGCTAGGAGCCGTCAACCAGTACTGGCTTCACTACCGTATGCTCGACGATTGGGGGCTTGGAAAGCTTGCCAAGAAGGAGCGTGAGGAATCCATCGAGGAAATGCATCACGCCGACAAGATCATCGAGCGGATCATTTTCCTGGAGGGCCACCCGAACCTTCAAAAAGTCGGCGCCTTGCGGATCGGCCAGGACATCAAGGAGGTTCTGGAATCGGATCTTGCCGGCGAGCACGATGCGCGCGCCTCCTATTCCAAGTCCCGCGACATTTGCCACGACGAAGGCGATTACGTCACAATGAAGCTGTTCGAGGAGCTTCTGAAGGACGAGGAAGGCCATATCGATTTCCTCGAAACCCAGCTCGATCTTCTCGAGAAGCTTGGCGTGGAGCGCTATTCTCTCCTCAACGCGACCTCTGCCGACGACGAAGGCTAA
- a CDS encoding lipase family protein, translating to MPLQPGFDFTEATAMIALSQAIYGVPAIPVPTPSPKSLGWSKVDALSPAGPTLLDNFWQVWRNDARPNQYAIVVRGTIDSKASILADLLFPLVDARLDLSIETGGFKLDFPFHLARDERGSAVVAGTHLGFSLSLFLMLLTTNRPLLATLSALALDPDAEILVTGHSQGASIATLLTSFVRHASGIFSPISNPSYKTYVFAPAKPGNDHYGYDFSAIAGAKGMGWTIVSTQGWVPQVPFTLQIPGDINTPNPLRDYAGIRNINIDPRVAALCATVEPSIEDARRQIITHAYRTADSLKEKLRTERLAFRDTLPGVPEASELNGSCLAGTIDNILSHIQLSLNFATAGALVPLFAVPGDNPDDPTDFFWQHHLGNYWTYLQAQYDLS from the coding sequence ATGCCGCTCCAGCCCGGCTTCGATTTTACCGAGGCGACTGCGATGATTGCCCTCTCGCAGGCAATCTATGGCGTTCCCGCCATTCCGGTACCCACGCCGAGCCCGAAGTCATTGGGCTGGTCGAAGGTCGATGCCTTGTCTCCTGCCGGTCCAACTCTGCTCGACAACTTCTGGCAGGTCTGGCGCAACGACGCCCGGCCCAACCAGTATGCCATCGTCGTTCGGGGGACGATCGACAGCAAGGCGAGCATCCTTGCAGACCTGCTGTTTCCGCTTGTCGACGCAAGGCTTGATCTCTCCATCGAGACCGGCGGCTTCAAACTCGACTTCCCGTTCCACCTGGCCCGCGACGAACGCGGGAGCGCGGTGGTCGCGGGAACCCATTTGGGGTTCAGCCTGAGTCTCTTCCTGATGCTCCTGACAACGAACCGGCCGCTTCTTGCCACACTCTCCGCCCTGGCGCTCGATCCGGACGCGGAAATTCTCGTCACCGGCCACAGCCAGGGCGCATCGATCGCAACGCTTCTGACGTCCTTTGTCCGCCATGCCTCCGGGATTTTCTCCCCGATTTCCAACCCCTCCTACAAGACCTATGTCTTTGCACCGGCCAAACCGGGAAACGATCACTATGGCTACGATTTCTCAGCCATCGCCGGCGCCAAGGGAATGGGCTGGACCATCGTGAGCACACAAGGGTGGGTGCCACAGGTACCCTTCACCCTTCAGATCCCGGGCGACATCAACACCCCCAATCCCTTGCGCGACTATGCCGGCATCCGCAACATCAACATCGATCCCCGCGTTGCAGCCCTATGCGCGACGGTCGAGCCCTCGATCGAGGACGCACGCCGGCAGATAATCACACATGCGTATCGAACCGCCGATAGCCTCAAGGAAAAGCTTCGGACCGAAAGGCTCGCCTTCCGCGACACGCTTCCGGGAGTCCCGGAGGCGAGCGAACTGAACGGATCGTGCCTTGCGGGAACGATCGACAACATCCTCTCGCATATCCAGCTGTCGCTGAATTTCGCGACGGCCGGAGCGCTGGTCCCTCTCTTCGCCGTGCCGGGCGACAACCCGGATGATCCGACGGATTTCTTCTGGCAGCATCATCTCGGCAATTACTGGACATATCTGCAAGCGCAATACGACCTCTCCTGA
- a CDS encoding 2-keto-4-pentenoate hydratase codes for MIGLALAVGAALLHVTAAQAACPDTATVDTFVADRAAARPAAPPIAAGASLEDGFCAQAMVVERLTKDLGPIVGYKAGLTSPPAQKAFGVTEPVFGTLLRDMILKPGASVRAADAVRALFEADLIVEIGDTAVNDATTPAEVLASVRGVRPFLELPALVAPAETRFDGPVITAINVGAWRGVMGDLIEIPKGDAGVSMLADFTARLSDEATGETISAAPGRAVLGHPLNAVIWIAGVLKAQGKALKPGDLVSVGSIGPLNPMKPGLSVRLTYDGLPGTPSVTASFR; via the coding sequence ATGATCGGTCTTGCTCTGGCGGTTGGCGCCGCTCTTCTTCACGTTACGGCGGCACAGGCTGCCTGCCCCGATACGGCAACGGTAGACACCTTTGTTGCCGATCGAGCAGCAGCCCGCCCCGCAGCACCCCCGATAGCCGCCGGCGCGTCGCTTGAAGACGGGTTTTGCGCCCAGGCAATGGTCGTTGAACGGCTCACGAAGGACCTCGGCCCCATCGTCGGTTACAAGGCGGGCCTCACCTCGCCTCCCGCGCAAAAGGCGTTCGGTGTCACAGAACCCGTATTCGGCACACTCCTGCGCGACATGATCCTCAAGCCGGGAGCAAGCGTTCGCGCGGCCGATGCCGTGCGCGCCCTGTTCGAGGCCGATCTGATCGTCGAGATCGGCGACACCGCCGTGAACGATGCGACGACACCCGCCGAGGTGCTCGCCTCTGTTCGGGGCGTGCGTCCGTTTCTGGAGCTTCCGGCCCTGGTCGCGCCAGCCGAGACCCGGTTCGACGGCCCGGTGATCACTGCCATCAATGTCGGCGCCTGGCGGGGCGTCATGGGCGATCTCATCGAGATCCCGAAAGGAGACGCCGGTGTCTCCATGCTGGCCGACTTCACCGCCCGGCTTTCCGACGAGGCAACCGGCGAAACCATCTCGGCAGCACCTGGAAGGGCCGTTCTCGGCCATCCGCTGAACGCCGTGATCTGGATCGCCGGCGTGCTTAAGGCTCAAGGCAAGGCGCTGAAACCCGGCGATCTCGTCTCCGTGGGTTCCATTGGCCCGCTCAACCCGATGAAACCGGGCCTGAGCGTGCGCCTCACCTACGATGGTCTTCCCGGCACGCCGAGCGTGACCGCATCCTTCCGGTAG